The following coding sequences are from one Geothrix sp. window:
- a CDS encoding MdtA/MuxA family multidrug efflux RND transporter periplasmic adaptor subunit, with translation MNMSEATSTEQATSRPALLRGWRPWAIGGAVLLCGWFLFGRGGKKDPAANGAGRPVPVAVAQARKGDMAVHLTGLGTVTAMNSVTVKSRVDGQLVRIDFTEGQMVKEGQLLAEIDPRPFQVQLMQAEGQYAKDQAAFQNAAADLRRLQGLVQQGIISRQQLDTQSSAVTQFEAALKSDQAQVESAKLNLVYSRITAPIAGRVGLRLVDAGNMIRATDANGLATIAPVQPINVVFAVPADSIQKVLGQSAKGGKLPVEAWDRDLKSRLALGSLSAIDNQVDTTTGTVRLKALFANEDRILFPNQFVNAQLLVDTLKGVVIVPTAAIQRGPQGAFLYVVKADSTVDLRIIEVQGTDGDESAVVKGLAGGETIVIDGLEKLRPGSKVALPKPPAAKG, from the coding sequence ATGAACATGTCTGAAGCCACTTCCACCGAACAGGCCACCAGCCGCCCGGCCCTCCTGCGCGGCTGGCGCCCCTGGGCCATCGGCGGAGCCGTCCTGCTGTGCGGATGGTTCCTCTTCGGCCGCGGCGGGAAGAAGGATCCTGCCGCGAATGGCGCTGGCCGCCCCGTCCCCGTGGCCGTGGCCCAGGCCCGCAAGGGCGACATGGCAGTCCACCTCACGGGCCTCGGCACCGTCACGGCCATGAACAGCGTCACCGTGAAGAGCCGGGTGGACGGCCAGCTGGTGCGCATCGACTTCACCGAGGGCCAGATGGTGAAGGAAGGCCAGCTCCTCGCCGAGATCGATCCGCGGCCCTTCCAGGTCCAGCTCATGCAGGCCGAAGGCCAGTACGCCAAGGACCAGGCCGCCTTCCAGAACGCCGCCGCAGACCTGAGGCGCCTGCAGGGCCTCGTGCAGCAGGGCATCATCTCGCGGCAGCAGCTGGACACCCAGAGCAGCGCCGTGACCCAGTTCGAAGCGGCCCTCAAGTCCGACCAGGCCCAGGTGGAGAGCGCCAAGCTCAACCTCGTCTACAGCCGCATCACCGCGCCCATCGCGGGCCGGGTGGGGTTGCGCCTCGTGGATGCCGGCAACATGATCCGCGCCACCGATGCCAACGGCCTCGCCACCATCGCCCCCGTGCAGCCCATCAACGTGGTCTTCGCCGTGCCCGCCGACAGCATCCAGAAGGTGCTGGGCCAGAGCGCCAAGGGCGGGAAGCTGCCCGTGGAGGCCTGGGACCGCGACCTCAAGTCGCGCCTCGCCCTGGGGTCGCTCTCGGCCATCGACAACCAGGTGGACACCACCACGGGCACCGTGCGGCTCAAGGCCCTCTTCGCCAACGAGGATCGCATCCTCTTCCCCAACCAGTTCGTGAACGCCCAGCTCCTGGTGGACACCCTGAAGGGCGTGGTCATCGTGCCCACCGCCGCCATCCAGCGCGGGCCGCAGGGGGCCTTCCTCTACGTGGTGAAGGCCGACAGCACCGTGGACCTCCGCATCATCGAGGTGCAGGGCACCGATGGCGACGAGTCGGCCGTGGTCAAGGGGCTCGCCGGCGGCGAGACCATCGTCATCGACGGCCTCGAGAAGCTGCGCCCCGGCAGCAAGGTCGCCCTGCCCAAGCCTCCCGCCGCGAAGGGCTGA
- a CDS encoding NAD(P)/FAD-dependent oxidoreductase, whose amino-acid sequence MSRIAVIGTGIAGLSAAWLLSRKHEVWVFEKETRIGGHTHTVTVDAPEGPVAVDTGFIVHNQVNYPNFLRLMDELAMDTCPSDMSFAASGNAHPWCSRGLNGLFTERRHLVDPGFFGLWAEVIRFNRTALTLLDSREAEGPTLGEYLARHGFSKRFKSEYLYPMAGAVWSTSLADMELFPAATLARFFHNHGFLGVTTHHPWRTIPGGTSRYLDPITRPFRERIVTGARINSVRRSEGAVHLYLEGQETRRFDQMVFACHGDQVLPLLADASPQEREVFSAFTSNLSPTVLHRDATLLPVHRRGWASWNFKAHGDGGRLVLTYHMNRLQPLGTKQDWFVSLHAEDLLDPAAIAGRYAYEHPRFTREAIRAQARWAEVSGPASLHGRTHYAGAYWGYGFHEDGVRSGIRVARDLGVTW is encoded by the coding sequence ATGAGCCGCATCGCTGTCATCGGCACCGGCATCGCAGGGCTGTCCGCCGCCTGGCTGCTCAGCAGGAAACATGAAGTATGGGTGTTCGAGAAGGAGACCCGGATCGGTGGCCACACACACACGGTCACGGTGGATGCCCCCGAAGGTCCCGTCGCCGTGGACACCGGCTTCATCGTCCACAACCAGGTGAACTACCCGAACTTCCTCCGGCTCATGGATGAGCTGGCCATGGACACCTGTCCCAGCGACATGAGCTTTGCCGCCAGCGGCAATGCCCACCCCTGGTGTAGCCGTGGCCTGAATGGCCTGTTCACCGAGCGGCGGCACCTGGTCGACCCGGGCTTCTTCGGCCTCTGGGCCGAGGTCATCCGCTTCAACCGGACTGCCTTGACCCTGCTCGACAGCCGGGAGGCCGAAGGGCCGACCCTGGGCGAGTACCTGGCCCGCCACGGGTTTTCCAAGCGGTTCAAGTCAGAGTACCTCTACCCCATGGCCGGCGCGGTCTGGTCCACCTCCCTGGCGGACATGGAGCTCTTTCCGGCGGCTACGCTGGCGCGGTTCTTCCATAACCACGGCTTCCTCGGCGTGACCACGCACCATCCCTGGCGCACCATCCCCGGTGGGACCTCGCGCTACCTGGATCCCATCACCCGGCCCTTCCGGGAGCGCATCGTGACGGGCGCCCGGATCAACAGCGTCCGGCGGTCCGAAGGGGCCGTCCACCTGTACCTGGAGGGGCAGGAGACACGCCGGTTCGACCAGATGGTCTTCGCCTGTCACGGGGACCAGGTGCTGCCCCTGCTTGCGGATGCCAGTCCCCAGGAACGGGAGGTTTTCAGCGCCTTCACCAGCAACCTGAGCCCCACCGTGCTGCATCGCGACGCCACCCTGCTGCCGGTCCACCGGCGCGGCTGGGCCTCCTGGAATTTCAAGGCCCATGGGGATGGCGGGCGCCTGGTGCTCACCTACCACATGAACCGCCTGCAGCCCCTCGGGACCAAACAGGACTGGTTCGTGAGCCTGCATGCGGAGGATCTGCTGGATCCCGCGGCCATCGCCGGCCGCTATGCCTACGAGCATCCCCGGTTCACCCGCGAAGCCATCCGAGCCCAGGCGCGCTGGGCCGAGGTGAGTGGCCCGGCCTCCCTCCACGGCCGCACCCACTATGCCGGCGCCTACTGGGGCTACGGCTTTCATGAGGACGGCGTCCGTTCTGGAATCCGCGTCGCGCGTGACCTGGGTGTCACATGGTGA
- a CDS encoding MarR family winged helix-turn-helix transcriptional regulator encodes MPDTLTQASLGTLAAAVRRRLKHVVGARLVPFSLTIQQAWVMLVLLEQGPSSLHPLAQQVWMDDPTASRVVKAMVGRGLLRTQPDPRHGRRILISLTPEALPMAQGVQQIVAGIRASLVQGLSPAQQELLREGLLSMIANLDEMSADSADPAAAAS; translated from the coding sequence ATGCCCGACACCCTCACCCAGGCCAGCCTCGGCACCCTCGCCGCCGCCGTCCGCCGCCGCCTGAAACACGTGGTGGGCGCGCGTCTCGTCCCATTCAGCCTCACAATCCAGCAGGCCTGGGTCATGCTGGTCCTGCTGGAGCAGGGTCCCTCCTCTCTGCATCCGCTGGCGCAGCAGGTGTGGATGGATGACCCCACCGCCAGCCGCGTGGTGAAGGCCATGGTCGGCCGGGGGCTCCTGCGCACCCAGCCGGACCCCCGGCACGGCCGACGCATCCTCATCAGCCTGACGCCCGAAGCGCTGCCCATGGCCCAGGGGGTCCAGCAGATCGTGGCCGGGATCCGGGCCAGCCTCGTGCAGGGCCTGAGCCCGGCCCAACAGGAGCTGCTGCGGGAGGGCCTGCTCTCCATGATCGCCAACCTGGACGAGATGTCCGCCGATTCCGCCGATCCGGCCGCTGCGGCTTCGTAA
- a CDS encoding N-acetylmuramoyl-L-alanine amidase family protein has translation MIRLPSILLATFSLLAWGQTPKPAAPQPRLKVMVDPGHGGDDGGAKGPKGLKEKTAALEIGKAVAARLESAGFQAVLTRDDDTFIPLWDRAKVANAQGADLFISLHLNAARAKAARGSEVFFLSLGKGDDEDVVAVENAGAGAAPGSADSVVASILDDLAQKAFLQDSERLAVAVQGQLNRLAGIKERGVKQAPFIVLRGAAMPAVLVEVAFISNPKEEEKLKDAAFRAKVAEAITLGVRRYFAETNGSVRRRMVGGPG, from the coding sequence ATGATCCGACTCCCGAGCATTCTGCTTGCCACCTTCAGCCTACTGGCTTGGGGCCAGACTCCCAAACCCGCCGCACCCCAGCCGCGTCTGAAGGTGATGGTGGACCCCGGCCACGGCGGCGATGATGGCGGCGCCAAGGGGCCCAAGGGGCTCAAGGAGAAGACAGCCGCCCTGGAGATCGGCAAGGCCGTGGCCGCCCGGCTGGAATCGGCCGGGTTCCAGGCCGTGCTCACGCGGGACGACGACACCTTCATCCCCCTCTGGGACCGGGCCAAGGTGGCCAATGCCCAGGGGGCCGACCTCTTCATCAGCCTCCACCTGAACGCCGCCCGGGCCAAGGCCGCCCGGGGCTCCGAGGTGTTCTTCCTGAGCCTGGGCAAGGGCGACGACGAGGACGTGGTGGCCGTGGAGAACGCGGGTGCCGGCGCCGCCCCCGGTAGCGCCGACAGCGTGGTGGCCAGCATCCTGGACGACCTGGCGCAGAAGGCCTTCCTGCAGGACTCCGAGCGCCTGGCCGTGGCCGTCCAGGGCCAGCTGAATCGCCTGGCCGGCATCAAGGAACGGGGCGTCAAGCAGGCGCCCTTCATCGTCCTGCGCGGGGCCGCCATGCCCGCAGTGCTGGTCGAGGTCGCCTTCATCTCCAATCCGAAAGAGGAAGAGAAACTGAAGGACGCCGCCTTCCGCGCCAAGGTCGCCGAGGCCATCACCCTGGGCGTCCGCCGCTACTTCGCCGAGACCAACGGGTCCGTGAGGCGGAGGATGGTCGGGGGACCCGGCTGA
- a CDS encoding MBL fold metallo-hydrolase, producing MRVPAALVLALALAAPLAAHAKHQAAPPAEAPKIHKVEKVAENVYCIFGQGGNIGLIVTTKHAVLIDDQFERLVPGLLEAVHTVTDKPIKYLINTHGHPDHVGGNVVLEKQVSAIIAHANVRKRMVLAQAKLDPAKQGGLPELALGSEDTKERARLNLHLDDAEIHLLHLGPGHTDGDVIVGIPSVLVMHMGDLFFLGMLPYIDVESGGSFDGLAAQISSVASWLPEGARIIPGHGPVCGRKELLRYRDFLQAVQAHVKANPAKDAAALAASFDRTAWPEWKPRADFVTWETLFSVASGKGPGRVARP from the coding sequence ATGCGTGTCCCAGCTGCCCTCGTCCTCGCCCTGGCCCTGGCCGCACCGCTGGCCGCCCATGCCAAGCATCAGGCCGCGCCACCGGCCGAGGCCCCCAAGATCCACAAGGTGGAGAAGGTCGCCGAAAACGTCTACTGCATCTTCGGCCAGGGCGGGAACATCGGCCTCATCGTCACCACGAAGCACGCGGTGCTCATCGATGACCAGTTCGAGCGACTGGTGCCCGGCCTGCTCGAGGCCGTCCACACCGTCACGGACAAGCCCATCAAGTACCTCATCAACACCCACGGCCATCCCGATCACGTGGGGGGCAACGTGGTGCTGGAGAAGCAGGTGTCGGCCATCATCGCCCACGCCAATGTCCGCAAGCGCATGGTCCTCGCCCAGGCCAAGCTCGATCCCGCCAAGCAGGGCGGCCTGCCTGAGCTGGCCCTGGGTTCCGAGGACACGAAGGAGCGGGCCCGCCTGAACCTCCACCTGGATGACGCGGAGATCCACCTGCTGCACCTGGGGCCCGGCCACACGGACGGCGACGTCATCGTGGGGATCCCGTCGGTGCTCGTGATGCACATGGGCGATCTCTTCTTCCTGGGCATGCTCCCCTACATCGACGTGGAGAGCGGCGGCAGCTTCGATGGCCTTGCCGCCCAGATCTCGTCGGTGGCCTCCTGGCTGCCCGAGGGCGCCCGCATCATCCCCGGCCACGGCCCCGTCTGCGGCAGGAAGGAACTGCTCCGCTACCGCGACTTCCTCCAGGCCGTGCAGGCCCACGTGAAGGCCAACCCCGCCAAGGATGCCGCCGCGCTGGCCGCCTCCTTCGACCGGACCGCCTGGCCGGAGTGGAAGCCCCGGGCGGATTTCGTCACCTGGGAGACCCTCTTCTCCGTGGCCTCGGGCAAGGGCCCCGGCCGCGTCGCCCGTCCCTGA
- a CDS encoding acyl-CoA desaturase: protein MRKPFAVTVTSVSFVLLHLACLTAVWLAFSWKLVALCVGLYLIRMFAVTAGYHRYFSHRTYKLGRVPQFLLAFVAQTSAQKGVLWWAAHHRHHHRFSDTAQDLHSPVTDGFWWSHVGWILSDAHDHYDTRSIEDFGRFPELRFLDAYHWLCPWLLGTATFAFGAWTGIGAWESLVWGFVISTVLLWHGTFCINSLTHVWGTRRFDTKDQSRNNFVLALITLGEGWHNNHHHYQASCRQGIRWWEFDPTFYALKILSWVRIVRDIRPFPASTVVAPRP from the coding sequence ATGCGCAAGCCCTTTGCAGTGACGGTCACCTCGGTTTCGTTCGTGCTGCTGCATCTGGCCTGCCTGACTGCGGTCTGGCTGGCCTTCTCCTGGAAGCTGGTGGCGCTCTGCGTCGGGCTCTACCTGATCCGCATGTTCGCCGTGACGGCGGGCTACCACCGCTACTTCAGCCACCGGACCTACAAGCTGGGGCGCGTCCCTCAGTTCCTGCTGGCCTTCGTGGCCCAGACCTCGGCGCAGAAGGGCGTGCTCTGGTGGGCGGCCCACCACCGCCACCACCACCGTTTCTCGGATACGGCCCAGGACCTGCATTCGCCGGTGACGGACGGATTCTGGTGGTCCCACGTGGGGTGGATCCTGTCGGATGCCCACGACCACTACGACACCCGGAGCATCGAGGACTTCGGCCGCTTCCCGGAATTGCGCTTCCTGGATGCCTACCACTGGCTCTGCCCCTGGCTGCTGGGCACGGCCACCTTCGCCTTCGGAGCCTGGACGGGCATCGGCGCCTGGGAATCGCTCGTGTGGGGTTTCGTCATCTCGACTGTGCTGCTCTGGCACGGGACCTTCTGCATCAACTCGCTCACCCACGTCTGGGGCACCCGGCGTTTCGACACGAAGGATCAGAGTCGCAACAACTTCGTGCTGGCCCTCATCACCCTGGGCGAGGGCTGGCACAACAACCACCACCACTACCAGGCCAGCTGCCGCCAGGGCATCCGCTGGTGGGAGTTCGACCCCACCTTCTACGCGCTGAAAATCCTGAGCTGGGTGCGCATCGTGCGCGACATCCGTCCCTTCCCGGCCTCCACCGTGGTGGCCCCCAGGCCATGA
- the hisS gene encoding histidine--tRNA ligase: MAQSVKGMRDLFGAELRWFQHIEETARRVFGRHGYGEIRTPILEELDVFKRSVGESSDIVNKEMYQFTDKGGREVVMRPENTAGVVRAAIQHKLLLNNDPVLFYYIGQQFRYERMQTGRYRQFWQIGAESFGVASPESEAESLLMLHSFLTELGLKNLVFSINSVGTPESRPAFHAAFRAFFAERADQFCEDCHRRIESNPLRVLDCKNETCQRALEGHPVLTDYLDEGSAKHHARLKALLTELGIPYEENPRLVRGLDYYTRTAFEVLSSDLGAQSALLGGGRYDGLTRQMGGPEVPAFGWAIGLDRLAMVLQQVRGEAPFAPPALLIPLGERAATEALKLARQLWDAGVALQLETRGGALKKAMASANRLGIQTVLILGDGELESGTITVKHMATGEQETWPLGETGSRLAAR; the protein is encoded by the coding sequence ATGGCCCAGTCGGTGAAAGGTATGCGGGATCTCTTCGGGGCGGAGCTGCGCTGGTTCCAGCATATCGAGGAAACCGCCCGCCGCGTGTTCGGCCGCCATGGCTACGGTGAGATCCGCACCCCGATCCTCGAGGAGCTGGATGTCTTCAAGCGCAGCGTGGGCGAGAGCTCCGACATCGTGAACAAGGAGATGTACCAGTTCACGGACAAGGGCGGCCGCGAGGTGGTGATGCGCCCGGAGAACACCGCCGGCGTGGTGCGGGCGGCCATCCAGCACAAGCTGCTGCTGAACAACGATCCGGTGCTGTTCTATTACATCGGCCAGCAGTTCCGCTACGAGCGCATGCAGACGGGCCGCTACCGGCAGTTCTGGCAGATCGGCGCCGAGAGCTTCGGCGTGGCCAGCCCTGAATCCGAGGCCGAGAGCCTGCTCATGCTCCACAGCTTCCTCACCGAGCTGGGCCTCAAGAACCTGGTCTTCTCCATCAACAGCGTGGGCACGCCCGAGTCCCGCCCCGCCTTCCACGCGGCCTTCCGGGCCTTCTTCGCCGAGCGCGCCGACCAGTTCTGCGAGGACTGCCACCGGCGCATTGAATCCAATCCGCTGCGCGTGCTGGATTGCAAGAATGAGACGTGCCAGAGGGCGCTGGAAGGCCATCCGGTGCTCACGGACTACCTGGACGAGGGCTCGGCGAAGCACCATGCCCGCCTGAAGGCCCTGCTCACGGAACTGGGCATCCCCTACGAGGAGAATCCCCGCCTGGTGCGCGGTCTGGACTACTACACCCGCACGGCCTTCGAGGTGCTCAGCTCGGACCTCGGCGCCCAGAGCGCCCTGCTGGGCGGTGGCCGCTATGACGGCCTGACCAGGCAGATGGGCGGTCCCGAGGTCCCCGCCTTCGGCTGGGCCATCGGCTTGGATCGTCTGGCCATGGTGCTGCAGCAGGTGCGCGGCGAGGCACCCTTCGCCCCCCCGGCCCTGCTCATCCCCCTGGGCGAAAGGGCCGCCACCGAGGCCCTCAAGCTGGCCCGCCAGCTCTGGGACGCGGGCGTGGCCCTCCAGCTCGAAACCCGGGGTGGAGCCCTCAAGAAGGCCATGGCCTCCGCCAACCGCCTGGGCATCCAGACCGTCCTCATCCTGGGTGATGGCGAACTCGAGAGCGGCACCATCACCGTCAAGCACATGGCCACGGGTGAGCAGGAGACCTGGCCCCTGGGCGAAACGGGCTCGAGGCTGGCCGCCCGCTAG
- a CDS encoding DEAD/DEAH box helicase produces MSFESLGLLPELLRAVREQGYETPTPIQAQAIPLVLEGRDLMGRAQTGTGKTAGFTLPLLQRLAPHASSSASPARHPIRALILTPTRELAMQVEESVRTYGKYIPLRSTTIFGGVNINPQTKALRAGVEILVATPGRLLDHQGQGNLNFSQLEVLVLDEADRMLDMGFIRDIQKILALLPAKRQTLLFSATFTDEIKQLASKFLKTPATVQITPQNTAAELVRQVVHPVDRERKRHLLAHLITSRKLEQVLVFTRTKHGANRLSEQLDKDGISSMAIHGNKSQPQRIKALEDFKKGAVRVLVATDIAARGLDIDMLPHVVNYELPQVPEDYIHRIGRTGRAGSEGEALSLVCVDEHGLLRDIEKLLRKELPKDVVTGYAPDPSIPAEPIQTGRQGGSGRGRGPARPARSSSAPAPRGERGRHPSRPGARGK; encoded by the coding sequence ATGTCCTTCGAATCCCTCGGGCTGCTGCCCGAGCTCCTGCGCGCCGTGCGCGAGCAGGGCTACGAAACCCCCACCCCCATCCAGGCCCAGGCGATCCCCCTGGTGCTGGAGGGTCGCGACCTCATGGGCCGCGCCCAGACCGGCACCGGCAAGACCGCCGGCTTCACCCTGCCCCTGCTGCAGCGCCTGGCGCCGCACGCCAGCAGCTCGGCCTCGCCTGCGCGCCATCCCATCCGCGCCCTCATCCTCACCCCCACCCGCGAGCTGGCCATGCAGGTGGAGGAGAGCGTCCGCACCTACGGCAAGTACATCCCCCTGCGCTCCACCACCATCTTCGGCGGCGTGAACATCAACCCCCAGACCAAGGCGCTGCGCGCCGGCGTCGAGATCCTCGTGGCCACGCCCGGGCGCCTCCTGGACCACCAGGGCCAGGGGAACCTGAACTTCAGCCAGCTGGAAGTCCTGGTGCTCGATGAGGCGGACCGCATGCTCGACATGGGCTTCATCCGCGACATCCAGAAGATCCTCGCCCTCCTCCCCGCGAAGCGGCAGACCCTGCTCTTCTCGGCCACCTTCACGGACGAGATCAAGCAGCTGGCTTCCAAGTTCCTGAAGACCCCAGCCACGGTGCAGATCACCCCCCAGAACACCGCCGCCGAGCTGGTGCGCCAGGTCGTGCATCCCGTGGACCGCGAGCGCAAGCGCCACCTGCTGGCCCACCTGATCACCAGCCGCAAGCTGGAGCAGGTGCTGGTCTTCACCCGCACCAAGCACGGCGCCAATCGCCTCTCCGAGCAGCTCGACAAGGACGGCATCAGCTCCATGGCCATCCATGGCAACAAGAGCCAGCCCCAGCGCATCAAGGCCCTGGAGGACTTCAAGAAGGGCGCCGTCCGCGTGCTCGTGGCCACCGATATCGCCGCCCGCGGCCTGGACATCGACATGCTCCCCCACGTGGTCAACTACGAGCTGCCCCAGGTGCCCGAGGACTACATCCACCGCATCGGCCGCACCGGCCGGGCCGGCAGCGAGGGCGAGGCCCTCTCCCTGGTCTGCGTGGACGAGCACGGCCTGCTCCGCGACATCGAGAAGCTGCTCCGCAAGGAGCTGCCCAAGGACGTCGTCACCGGCTACGCCCCGGACCCCAGCATCCCCGCCGAGCCCATCCAGACCGGTCGGCAGGGGGGTAGTGGCCGTGGCCGCGGTCCAGCCCGTCCAGCCCGTAGCAGCTCGGCTCCCGCGCCCCGCGGTGAGCGGGGCCGCCATCCCTCCCGCCCTGGCGCCCGGGGGAAATAG